The Meles meles chromosome 6, mMelMel3.1 paternal haplotype, whole genome shotgun sequence genome has a window encoding:
- the CTXN2 gene encoding cortexin-2 codes for MSSTYCGNSSAKMSVNDVSAFSLTLEQKTGFAFVGILCIFLGLLIIRCFKILLDPYSSMPSSTWEDEVEEFDKGTFEYALA; via the coding sequence ATGAGTAGTACCTATTGTGGCAACTCTTCAGCTAAGATGAGTGTCAACGACGTATCAGCTTTTTCATTGACCCTGGAGCAAAAAACTGGCTTTGCTTTTGTTGGGATTTTGTGTATCTTCTTGGGACTTCTTATTATCAGATGCTTCAAAATCCTCTTAGACCCATATAGTAGCATGCCTTCCTCTACATGGGAAGATGAAGTTGAAGAGTTTGATAAAGGGACATTTGAATATGCACTTGCGTGA
- the LOC123944909 gene encoding structural maintenance of chromosomes protein 1A-like, which translates to MGFLKLIEIENFKSYKGRQIIGPFQRFTAIIGPNGSGKSNLMDAISFVLGEKTSNLRVKTLRDLIHGAPVGKPAANRAFVSMVYSEEGAEDRTFARVIVGGSSEYKINNKVVQLHEYSEELEKLGILIKARNFLVFQGAVESIAMKNPKERTALFEEISRSGELAQEYDKRKKEMVKAEEDTQFNYHRKKNIAAERKEAKQEKEEADRYQRLKDEVVRAQVQLQLFKLYHNEVEIEKLNKELASKNKEIEKDKKRMDKVEDELKEKKKELGKMMREQQQIEKEIKEKDSELNQKRPQYIKAKENTSHKIKKLEAAKKSLQNAQKHYKKRKGDMDELEKEMLSVEKARQEFEERMEEESQSQGRDLTLEENQVKKYHRLKEEASKRAATLAQELEKFNRDQKADQDRLDLEERKKVETEAKIKQKLREIEENQKRIEKLEEYITTSKQSLEEQKKLEGELTEEVEMAKQRIDEINKELNQVMEQLGDARIDRQESSRQQRKAEIMESIKRLYPGSVYGRLIDLCQPTQKKYQIAVTKVLGKNMDAIIVDSEKTGRDCIQYIKEQRGEPETFLPLDYLEVKPTDEKLRELKGAKLVIDVIRYEPPHIKKALQYACGNALVCDNVEDARRIAFGGHQRHKTVALDGTLFQKSGVISGGASDLKAKARRWDEKAVDKLKEKKERLTDELKEQIKAKRKEAELRQVQSQAHGLQMRLKYSQSDLEQTKTRHLALNLQEKSKLESELANFGPRINDIKRIIQSREREMKDLKEKMNQVEDEVFEEFCREIGVRNIREFEEEKVKRQNEIAKKRLEFENQKTRLGIQLDFEKNQLKEDQDKVHMWEQTVKKDENEIEKLKKEEQRHMKIIDETMAQLQDLKNQHLAKKSEVNDKNHEMEEIRKKLGGANKEMTHLQKEVTAIETKLEQKRSDRHNLLQACKMQDIKLPLSKGTMDDISQEEGSSQGEDSVSGSQRTSSIYAREALIEIDYGDLCEDLKDAQDEEEIKQEMNILQQKLNEQQSVLQRIAAPNMKAMEKLESVRDKFQETSDEFEAARKRAKKAKQAFEQIKKERFDRFNACFESVATNIDEIYKALSRNSSAQAFLGPENPEEPYLDGINYNCVAPGKRFRPMDNLSGGEKTVVALALLFAIHSYKPAPFFVLDEIDAALDNTNIGKVANYIKEQSTCNFQAIVISLKEEFYTKAESLIGVYPEQGDCVISKVLTFDLTKYPDANPNPNEQ; encoded by the coding sequence ATGGGTTTCCTGAAACTGATTGAGATCGAGAACTTTAAGTCGTACAAGGGTCGGCAGATTATTGGACCCTTTCAAAGGTTCACCGCCATCATTGGACCCAATGGCTCTGGTAAGTCAAATCTCATGGATGCGATCAGCTTTGTGTTAGGTGAGAAAACAAGCAACCTGCGAGTAAAGACACTGAGGGACCTGATCCACGGAGCTCCTGTGGGCAAGCCAGCTGCCAACCGGGCCTTTGTCAGCATGGTCTACTCTGAGGAGGGTGCTGAGGATCGCACCTTTGCCCGTGTCATTGTTGGGGGTTCCTCTGAGTACAAGATCAACAACAAAGTGGTCCAGCTACACGAATACAGTGAGGAATTAGAGAAGTTGGGCATTCTCATCAAAGCTCGTAACTTCCTTGTCTTCCAGGGTGCTGTGGAATCTATTGCCATGAAGAACCCCAAAGAGAGGACAGCTCTATTTGAAGAGATCAGTCGCTCTGGGGAGCTGGCCCAGGAATATGATAAGCGAAAGAAGGAAATGGTGAAGGCCGAAGAGGACACACAGTTTAATTACCATCGCAAAAAAAACATTGCGGCTGAACGCAAGGAGGCCaaacaggagaaagaagaggCTGACCGCTACCAGCGCCTGAAGGATGAGGTGGTGCGAGCTCAGGTGCAGCTGCAGCTCTTTAAGCTCTATCACAATGAAGTGGAAATTGAGAAGCTCAATAAGGAATTGGCCTCTAAGAACAAGGAGATCGAGAAGGACAAGAAGCGAATGGACAAGGTAGAGGATGAgctgaaggagaagaagaaggagctGGGCAAAATGATGCGGGAGCAGCAACAGATTGAGAAGGAGATCAAGGAGAAGGACTCAGAGCTGAACCAGAAGCGGCCTCAGTACATCAAAGCTAAGGAGAATACCTCCCACAAAATCAAGAAGCTGGAAGCAGCCAAGAAGTCCCTGCAGAATGCTCAGAAGCATTATAAGAAGCGTAAAGGTGACATGGATGAGCTGGAAAAGGAGATGCTGTCAGTAGAGAAAGCCCGGCAGGAGTTTGAGGAACGGATGGAAGAGGAGAGTCAGAGTCAGGGCAGAGACTTGACCTTGGAGGAGAATCAGGTGAAGAAATACCACCGATTAAAAGAAGAAGCCAGCAAGAGAGCAGCTACCTTGGCCCAGGAGCTGGAGAAGTTCAATAGAGATCAGAAGGCTGACCAGGACCGGCTGGATCTGGAAGAGCGGAAGAAAgtagagacagaggcaaagattAAGCAAAAGCTGAGGGAGATTGAAGAGAATCAGAAACGGATTGAGAAACTAGAGGAATACATCACCACTAGCAAGCAGTCCCTAGAGGAGCAGAAGAAGTTAGAGGGGGAGCTGACAGAGGAGGTGGAGATGGCCAAGCAGCGTATTGATGAGATCAATAAAGAGCTGAACCAGGTGATGGAACAGCTGGGGGATGCCCGTATTGACCGACAGGAGAGCAGCCGCCAACAGCGAAAGGCAGAGATTATGGAAAGCATCAAGCGCCTGTACCCTGGCTCTGTGTATGGCCGCCTCATTGACCTCTGTCAACCCACACAAAAGAAGTATCAGATTGCTGTAACCAAAGTTTTGGGCAAGAACATGGATGCCAttattgtggactctgagaagacAGGCCGGGACTGTATTCAGTACATCAAGGAACAACGTGGGGAGCCTGAGACCTTCTTGCCTCTTGATTACCTGGAGGTGAAACCTACAGATGAGAAGCTCCGGGAACTGAAGGGGGCCAAGCTGGTGATCGATGTGATTCGTTATGAGCCACCCCACATCAAAAAGGCCCTGCAGTATGCTTGTGGCAATGCCCTCGTCTGTGACAATGTGGAGGATGCTCGCCGCATTGCCTTTGGAGGCCACCAGCGTCACAAGACGGTAGCACTGGATGGGACCCTATTCCAGAAGTCAGGGGTGATCTCTGGTGGGGCCAGTGACTTGAAGGCCAAGGCTCGGCGCTGGGATGAGAAAGCAGTggataaattaaaagagaagaaggagCGGTTGACAGACGAGCTGAAAGAGCAGATAAAGGCAAAGCGGAAAGAGGCAGAGTTACGTCAGGTGCAGTCTCAGGCCCACGGACTGCAGATGCGACTCAAGTACTCGCAGAGTGACCTGGAACAGACCAAGACACGACATCTAGCCCTGAATCTACAGGAGAAGTCCAAACTGGAGAGTGAGCTAGCCAACTTTGGGCCTCGCATTAATGATATCAAGAGGATCATCCAGAGTcgtgagagagaaatgaaagacttGAAGGAGAAGATGAACCAGGTAGAGGATGAGGTGTTTGAAGAGTTTTGTCGGGAGATTGGTGTGCGCAACATCCGGGAGTTCGAGGAAGAGAAGGTGAAGCGGCAGAATGAAATTGCCAAGAAGCGTTTGGAATTTGAGAATCAGAAGACTCGCTTGGGCATCCAGTTGGATTTTGAAAAGAACCAACTGAAAGAGGACCAGGATAAAGTACACATGTGGGAGCAGACAGtgaaaaaggatgaaaatgaGATAGAAAAGCTCAAGAAGGAGGAACAAAGGCACATGAAGATCATAGATGAGACCATGGCCCAGCTACAAGACCTGAAGAATCAGCACCTGGCCAAGAAATCGGAGGTGAATGACAAGAATCATGAGATGGAGGAGATTCGTAAGAAACTGGGGGGCGCCAACAAGGAAATGACCCATTTACAGAAGGAGGTAACAGCCATTGAGACCAAGCTGGAACAGAAACGTAGTGACCGCCACAACCTGCTGCAGGCTTGCAAGATGCAGGATATCAAGTTGCCACTGTCTAAGGGCACCATGGATGACATTAGTCAGGAGGAGGGTAGCTCCCAAGGGGAGGATTCTGTAAGTGGTTCCCAGCGAACTTCCAGCATCTATGCACGAGAGGCCCTGATTGAGATTGACTACGGTGACCTGTGTGAAGATCTGAAGGATGCCCAGGATGAGGAGGAGATCAAACAGGAGATGAATATACTGCAGCAGAAGCTGAATGAGCAGCAAAGTGTACTCCAGCGTATTGCTGCCCCCAACATGAAAGCCATGGAGAAGCTGGAAAGTGTCCGAGACAAGTTCCAGGAGACTTCAGATGAGTTTGAGGCAGCCCGAAAGCGAGCCAAGAAAGCCAAGCAGGCATTCGAACAGATCAAGAAGGAGCGCTTTGACCGCTTCAATGCTTGTTTTGAATCTGTGGCCACCAACATCGATGAGATCTACAAGGCCCTATCCCGCAACAGCAGTGCCCAGGCATTCCTGGGCCCCGAGAACCCTGAGGAGCCCTACCTGGATGGCATCAACTATAACTGTGTGGCTCCTGGCAAACGCTTCCGACCTATGGATAACTTGTCAGGGGGGGAGAAAACAGTGGTGGCTCTGGCTTTGCTCTTTGCCATCCACAGCTACAAGCCAGCCCCCTTCTTCGTCCTGGATGAGATCGATGCTGCCCTGGATAACACCAACATTGGCAAGGTGGCAAATTACATCAAGGAGCAGTCGACTTGCAACTTCCAGGCCATCGTCATCTCTCTCAAGGAGGAGTTCTACACCAAGGCTGAGAGCCTCATTGGCGTCTACCCCGAGCAAGGGGACTGTGTGATCAGCAAAGTCCTGACCTTCGACCTCACCAAGTACCCAGATGCCAACCCCAACCCCAATGAGCAGTAG